A genome region from Bacteroides stercoris ATCC 43183 includes the following:
- the mraZ gene encoding division/cell wall cluster transcriptional repressor MraZ: MIRFLGNIEAKTDTKGRVFIPAGFRKQLQAASEERLVLRKDVFQDCLILYPESVWFKTQNQLRQRLNKWNAKHQQIFRQFVSDAEIMIPDGNGRILLPKRYLQMAGIQSEVRFIGVDNTIEIWAKEKAEQPFMDPEEFSEALQDILGEENLGEEEAETSDKSVE, translated from the coding sequence ATGATACGCTTTTTAGGCAATATTGAAGCAAAGACGGATACAAAGGGACGTGTATTTATCCCTGCCGGCTTTCGGAAACAGTTGCAGGCTGCTTCCGAAGAGAGACTCGTATTGCGTAAAGATGTATTTCAGGACTGCCTGATACTCTACCCCGAAAGCGTCTGGTTTAAAACGCAAAACCAACTCCGGCAGCGGCTGAACAAATGGAATGCGAAACACCAACAAATTTTCCGACAGTTTGTAAGCGATGCGGAAATCATGATTCCCGACGGGAACGGACGCATCCTGCTGCCTAAACGCTACTTGCAAATGGCAGGCATACAAAGTGAGGTACGCTTTATCGGCGTGGACAACACCATCGAAATATGGGCGAAAGAAAAGGCTGAACAGCCTTTCATGGACCCGGAAGAATTCAGCGAAGCGCTGCAAGATATTTTAGGAGAGGAAAACCTGGGAGAGGAAGAAGCAGAGACAAGCGATAAGAGCGTAGAGTAA
- the rsmH gene encoding 16S rRNA (cytosine(1402)-N(4))-methyltransferase RsmH: protein MKEETTYHIPVLLMPSVDGMNIRPDGTYVDVTFGGGGHSREILSRLGDGGRLLGFDQDEDAERNIVNDPHFTFVRSNFRYLHNFLRYHGIEQVDAVLADLGVSSHHFDDSERGFSFRFDGALDMRMNKRAGLTAADIVNTYDEERLADIFYLYGELKNSRKLASVIVKARAVQKIGTIGEFLEIIKPLFGREREKKELAKVFQALRIEVNREMEALKEMLYAATEALKPGGRLVVITYHSLEDRMVKNIMKTGNIEGKAEKDFFGNVQTPFRLVNNKVIVPDNDEIERNPRSRSAKLRIAEKL from the coding sequence ATGAAAGAAGAAACAACATATCATATTCCGGTACTGTTGATGCCAAGCGTTGACGGAATGAATATCCGTCCGGACGGAACGTATGTAGACGTGACATTCGGAGGCGGCGGCCATTCCCGCGAGATACTCTCCCGCCTGGGAGACGGTGGAAGACTGCTTGGTTTCGACCAGGATGAAGATGCCGAACGGAACATCGTAAACGATCCGCACTTCACTTTTGTACGCAGCAACTTCCGGTATCTGCATAACTTCCTGCGTTATCATGGCATCGAGCAGGTAGATGCCGTACTCGCCGACCTCGGTGTGTCGTCACATCATTTCGACGATAGCGAACGGGGGTTCTCGTTCCGTTTTGACGGCGCCCTCGATATGCGGATGAACAAGCGTGCCGGACTCACAGCCGCCGACATCGTAAATACATACGATGAAGAACGCCTTGCCGACATTTTCTATTTGTATGGAGAATTGAAGAACAGTCGCAAGCTGGCATCCGTTATTGTCAAGGCACGTGCCGTTCAAAAGATTGGCACCATCGGGGAATTTCTGGAAATTATCAAGCCCCTCTTCGGACGTGAAAGGGAAAAGAAAGAGCTTGCCAAAGTGTTTCAGGCGTTGCGCATCGAAGTCAACCGGGAAATGGAAGCATTGAAAGAGATGTTATATGCAGCCACGGAAGCATTAAAGCCGGGTGGACGGCTGGTGGTAATCACCTATCATTCGCTGGAAGACCGCATGGTGAAAAACATCATGAAGACCGGCAACATAGAGGGCAAGGCGGAAAAAGACTTCTTCGGAAACGTACAGACGCCTTTCCGTCTGGTAAACAATAAAGTGATTGTTCCTGATAACGATGAAATAGAACGCAACCCGCGCTCGCGAAGCGCCAAGCTGAGGATTGCGGAAAAACTGTAA
- a CDS encoding SusC/RagA family TonB-linked outer membrane protein encodes MKKICFVFLLLLTLIPLGVSAQQQMIQGRVLDDKGESIIGASVSVRGTVTGGITNLDGEFSVAGKVGDMLTISYIGYTPLEVKITKLTGNVYTLKEDSELLEEVVVVGMDKQKRNTITAAVATVKSEAITSRPVTDLTSALQGNVAGLNFASDAAADGVGGETGAEIKFNIRGVGSINGGEPYVLVDGIEQSMQNVNPADIESISVLKDASAAAVYGARAAYGVVLVTTKSGKQEKARVTYRGSVGFSSPINMPQMMSSLEWARYSNLRDESMGRSHQISDATIQKMEGFMQNPYSAEFPGIDVNQSGDGWAAADNAQYANTDWFDYYFKDRAIRHSHNISIQGGSEKTSYYVGLGYIYQEGLMDKVQDDLEKYNVNTKFSIRATDWLKFNFNNNVSLSLLKRPLANQTIFYGTIANMSPSRVTKLPVEQAEYSTPTWNEQLYLQKAGYSQNRVSDAMSFSAIITPLEGLEFVGEMKARLDVENNSFELRKGNYALPNGSVMEVSGNKQGYHYPGMKWQNTQFGSLTRGSVFNYYLSPSVTGAYTRQWGDHFFKGMAGFQMELQENSSEYMYKDGMLSEDIYSFDNANGTPYAAEARSHWATMGMFARLNWNYRNIYFLEFSGRYDGSSRFAPDNRWGFFPSFSAGYDISRTPYFTKLNLPVSQLKVRVSYGRLGNQNGAGLYDYLGVMTLDPNNVNAWLLPGTGNKPAKGTISLTPKMISPYITWEKVDNANIGLDLMLFDDRLSVTFDAYQRMTKDMIGPAEAIPAVSGIVPDDRAKINNATLRNRGWELSVNWQDKLKCGFSYGIGFNLFDYKAVVTKYNNPEGIIYNNHTGLARNKGYYEGMDIGEIWGFVADDLFMTNREVDDYLQSKDLSFFKADNLWQAGDLKYIDVNRDGKVDPGKGTLDDHGDLRIIGNTTPKYSFGINLKAGYKGFQVSTLFQGVGKRDFPLAGSTYLFGGKNYFKEHLDYFSPQNPDAYLPRLADPKTDDYRVNAGYNTTRYMVNAAYMRMKNLTVSYTFDKKMLKALRLENLRLYFTCDNLFTITSLPKSFDPETLNQVNTWAGGSNDTAPGLTSAANENGNGKVYPMNRNFVFGIDFTF; translated from the coding sequence ATGAAAAAGATTTGTTTCGTTTTTCTATTGCTCCTTACGTTGATTCCTTTAGGAGTATCCGCACAGCAACAGATGATTCAGGGGCGCGTTCTCGACGATAAAGGCGAGAGTATTATTGGCGCATCTGTTTCCGTTAGAGGTACAGTTACCGGTGGCATTACTAATTTGGACGGTGAGTTTTCCGTTGCCGGCAAAGTGGGGGATATGTTGACTATATCTTATATAGGATATACTCCGTTGGAGGTGAAGATTACCAAGCTGACCGGTAATGTCTATACGTTGAAAGAAGACTCCGAACTGTTGGAGGAAGTTGTGGTTGTCGGTATGGATAAGCAGAAGCGTAATACTATTACCGCTGCTGTGGCAACTGTGAAATCGGAAGCCATCACCAGCCGTCCGGTAACCGACCTGACCAGTGCTCTGCAAGGAAATGTTGCCGGTCTGAATTTTGCTTCGGATGCCGCTGCCGATGGAGTAGGTGGTGAGACGGGCGCTGAAATAAAATTCAATATACGCGGTGTCGGTTCCATTAACGGCGGCGAACCCTATGTATTGGTGGACGGCATCGAGCAGAGTATGCAGAATGTGAACCCTGCCGACATTGAAAGTATCAGTGTACTGAAAGATGCCTCGGCTGCTGCTGTTTACGGTGCACGTGCTGCGTATGGCGTAGTGCTGGTGACTACTAAAAGCGGAAAACAGGAGAAAGCGCGCGTTACCTATCGCGGTTCCGTTGGTTTCAGCTCTCCCATTAACATGCCGCAGATGATGAGCTCATTGGAATGGGCGAGGTATTCCAATTTGCGGGACGAGAGTATGGGACGTTCTCATCAGATTTCCGATGCAACTATTCAGAAAATGGAAGGTTTTATGCAGAATCCTTATTCTGCCGAGTTTCCCGGTATAGATGTCAATCAGTCGGGTGACGGTTGGGCGGCAGCCGATAATGCGCAGTATGCCAATACCGACTGGTTCGATTATTATTTCAAGGACCGTGCTATCCGCCATTCTCATAATATCAGTATACAGGGCGGTTCGGAAAAGACTTCTTATTATGTAGGTTTGGGTTATATCTACCAGGAAGGCTTGATGGATAAGGTGCAGGATGATTTGGAGAAGTATAATGTGAACACTAAGTTTTCCATACGTGCTACAGATTGGCTGAAGTTCAATTTCAATAATAATGTGTCGTTGAGTCTTTTGAAACGACCTTTGGCAAACCAGACTATTTTTTATGGAACGATAGCTAATATGTCGCCAAGCCGTGTCACGAAACTCCCTGTCGAGCAGGCGGAGTATTCCACTCCTACGTGGAACGAGCAACTTTATCTGCAAAAGGCGGGCTATAGCCAGAATCGGGTATCGGATGCAATGTCTTTTTCTGCAATTATCACTCCGCTGGAAGGACTGGAGTTTGTGGGCGAGATGAAAGCCCGTTTGGACGTAGAGAACAATAGTTTCGAGTTGCGTAAAGGTAATTATGCGTTGCCTAATGGTTCTGTAATGGAAGTATCGGGCAATAAGCAGGGATACCATTATCCCGGTATGAAGTGGCAGAATACCCAGTTCGGTTCGCTGACGCGCGGCAGTGTGTTCAATTACTATCTTTCGCCCAGTGTGACCGGTGCCTATACCCGTCAGTGGGGCGATCATTTCTTCAAGGGGATGGCAGGCTTTCAGATGGAATTGCAGGAAAACTCCAGTGAGTATATGTATAAGGACGGTATGTTGAGCGAGGATATTTACTCTTTTGATAATGCCAATGGAACTCCCTATGCAGCCGAAGCTCGGTCGCATTGGGCTACAATGGGTATGTTTGCCCGCCTTAACTGGAACTACCGGAATATCTATTTCTTGGAGTTCAGCGGACGTTACGATGGATCATCCCGTTTTGCTCCGGACAATCGTTGGGGATTTTTCCCATCTTTCTCTGCCGGCTACGATATTTCACGTACGCCTTATTTTACCAAACTTAACCTGCCGGTGTCACAGCTTAAAGTACGTGTGTCCTATGGTCGTCTTGGCAACCAAAACGGTGCGGGGCTTTATGATTATCTCGGCGTGATGACACTCGACCCGAACAACGTGAATGCGTGGTTGTTGCCGGGTACAGGCAATAAACCCGCCAAAGGAACCATTTCGCTTACACCGAAAATGATAAGTCCCTACATTACTTGGGAAAAGGTGGATAATGCCAATATCGGTTTGGATTTGATGCTGTTCGATGACCGTCTTTCCGTAACGTTCGATGCTTATCAGCGCATGACGAAAGATATGATTGGCCCGGCCGAAGCTATTCCTGCCGTCAGCGGCATTGTACCGGACGACCGTGCAAAGATAAACAATGCCACTTTGCGTAACCGTGGTTGGGAACTTTCCGTCAACTGGCAGGATAAGTTGAAATGCGGGTTCAGCTATGGGATAGGTTTTAATTTGTTCGATTATAAGGCTGTTGTAACCAAGTATAATAATCCGGAAGGTATCATTTATAATAATCATACCGGTTTGGCGCGTAATAAAGGATATTATGAGGGTATGGATATCGGCGAGATATGGGGATTCGTGGCCGACGACCTTTTCATGACCAACCGGGAAGTGGACGATTACCTTCAGAGTAAGGACCTCTCTTTCTTTAAGGCAGATAATCTGTGGCAGGCAGGTGACTTGAAGTATATCGATGTCAATCGCGACGGGAAAGTGGATCCGGGAAAAGGTACGTTGGACGACCACGGCGACTTACGCATCATAGGTAACACCACTCCTAAATATTCTTTCGGTATCAATCTGAAAGCGGGCTACAAAGGTTTCCAGGTTTCTACTTTGTTCCAAGGTGTGGGTAAACGCGATTTCCCGTTGGCGGGCAGTACTTATCTGTTCGGCGGAAAGAACTACTTCAAGGAACATCTGGATTATTTCAGTCCGCAGAATCCCGATGCCTATCTGCCTCGTCTGGCCGATCCGAAGACAGACGATTACAGAGTAAATGCCGGGTATAATACTACTCGTTATATGGTGAATGCGGCTTATATGCGTATGAAGAACCTTACGGTATCCTACACATTCGACAAGAAGATGCTCAAGGCATTGCGCCTGGAGAATTTACGTCTTTATTTTACTTGTGATAATTTGTTTACCATTACCTCATTGCCCAAGTCGTTCGATCCGGAAACTCTGAATCAGGTGAATACATGGGCGGGCGGTAGCAACGATACGGCTCCGGGACTGACATCCGCTGCCAATGAGAACGGTAACGGTAAGGTATATCCCATGAACAGAAACTTTGTGTTTGGTATTGATTTCACATTTTAA
- a CDS encoding RagB/SusD family nutrient uptake outer membrane protein, translating into MKKTYLYIALLMGASTLFSSCSDFLDREPITAPNNESFLSGESQVRGYINGLYTALPSLQKFGMGVRGEEKNSDNILSEIYDRRLNGEETVFSSNQAWETGYKNLRNVNYFFHYYKVPENLETEEIKSLIGEAYFLRAYWHFVQLKKFGDIPVMDAFWDENATIAGLQIPQKDRSEVAKFILEDLDKAKDLLFDRSKYAGLRISKEAAMMLAMQVALYEGSWEKYHKNDAFAADTDQSEYFFNEVLRWGDMLLNSGLQLNTRDTDKDVVNPGDAYGRLFNQKDYSNVTEAIFWKQYSITEGVFHALSGLLAGGVVDQNGPAGVSGELVNTYLSADGIPVDPNDEKFKDFNETFKNRDLRLTETVMSSGYKFKSTITGSRPLNVQDVASDAKGINPPFLTSDGNAKNVTGYHIRLGVDTTYVQGDSEVGLVIMRYAEALLSYAEAAEELGKCDDAVLEKTLKPLRERAGVKYVKPVTVDPNFTDYGYALTPVLQEIRRERRVELALQGYRLDDLMRWGGAKVIVNKRGRGAYLGKDAVLYKSFTEEQQSKLTTILTDGSQWMDPLQELLPNGYQFVAGRDYLLPIPPSELKLNRQMKQNPGWGEE; encoded by the coding sequence ATGAAAAAAACTTATTTATATATTGCATTACTAATGGGAGCAAGCACGCTGTTTTCATCGTGCTCCGACTTCCTGGACAGAGAACCGATAACTGCACCGAATAATGAATCGTTCCTTTCGGGCGAATCACAGGTACGCGGCTATATCAACGGCTTGTACACGGCATTACCTTCCTTGCAGAAATTCGGAATGGGAGTGCGCGGTGAAGAGAAAAACAGCGATAACATCCTGTCCGAAATTTACGATAGGCGCCTGAATGGCGAAGAAACGGTATTTTCCAGTAATCAAGCTTGGGAAACCGGTTATAAGAACCTGCGCAATGTCAATTATTTCTTTCATTACTATAAAGTACCCGAGAATCTGGAAACGGAAGAGATTAAATCGCTGATTGGCGAAGCCTACTTTTTGCGGGCCTATTGGCATTTTGTGCAACTGAAGAAGTTCGGAGATATTCCCGTGATGGATGCTTTTTGGGATGAGAACGCTACTATCGCCGGATTGCAGATTCCGCAAAAAGACCGCAGCGAGGTAGCAAAATTCATTCTTGAGGATTTGGATAAAGCGAAGGATTTACTGTTCGACCGTAGCAAATATGCAGGATTGCGTATTTCAAAAGAGGCGGCTATGATGCTTGCCATGCAAGTAGCGCTTTATGAGGGTTCTTGGGAAAAATATCACAAAAACGATGCCTTTGCAGCCGATACGGACCAATCCGAGTACTTCTTCAATGAAGTGCTGCGTTGGGGCGATATGTTGCTTAACAGCGGATTGCAACTGAACACCAGGGATACGGATAAAGATGTGGTGAATCCGGGAGATGCTTACGGACGTCTTTTCAATCAGAAAGACTATTCCAATGTCACTGAAGCCATTTTTTGGAAACAGTACTCTATTACGGAAGGTGTGTTTCATGCCTTGAGCGGATTACTTGCCGGCGGTGTGGTTGACCAGAACGGCCCTGCCGGGGTATCGGGTGAATTGGTAAATACATATCTTAGTGCAGACGGAATACCTGTTGACCCGAATGATGAAAAATTCAAGGATTTCAATGAAACTTTCAAAAATCGCGATTTGCGTCTTACGGAAACTGTGATGAGTAGCGGCTATAAATTCAAATCGACTATCACCGGCTCCAGACCATTGAATGTGCAGGATGTAGCTTCCGATGCCAAAGGTATCAATCCCCCTTTCCTGACGAGTGACGGCAATGCCAAGAACGTGACGGGATATCACATACGACTTGGAGTGGATACTACCTATGTGCAGGGAGATTCGGAAGTTGGGTTGGTTATTATGCGTTATGCCGAAGCGTTGTTGAGTTATGCTGAGGCAGCGGAAGAATTGGGTAAGTGCGATGATGCCGTACTGGAAAAAACACTGAAGCCTTTGCGCGAACGTGCCGGAGTGAAGTATGTGAAGCCTGTGACTGTCGATCCTAATTTCACAGACTATGGGTACGCGTTGACGCCCGTTCTTCAGGAGATTCGTCGCGAGCGCCGTGTGGAGCTGGCGTTACAGGGCTATCGGTTGGACGACCTTATGCGTTGGGGCGGCGCCAAAGTTATTGTCAATAAGCGTGGACGAGGCGCTTATTTGGGAAAGGATGCGGTACTTTATAAATCATTCACCGAAGAGCAGCAATCGAAACTTACTACCATACTGACCGACGGTAGTCAATGGATGGATCCTTTGCAGGAACTGTTGCCCAATGGCTACCAATTTGTTGCCGGTCGTGATTACCTGCTTCCTATTCCGCCCAGCGAACTCAAGTTGAACAGGCAGATGAAGCAGAATCCCGGTTGGGGAGAAGAGTAA
- a CDS encoding FtsL-like putative cell division protein, with protein MNETNNKQEEQKGEKVKRRTSLKNIIGGDILATDFFRRQTKLLVLIMVLILFYIHNRYACQQQMIEIDKLKKELIDIKYDALTRSSELMERSRQSRIEEYIATKESDLQTSTNPPYLIK; from the coding sequence ATGAATGAAACAAATAATAAACAAGAGGAGCAAAAAGGCGAAAAGGTGAAAAGACGGACTTCGCTAAAGAACATTATAGGCGGTGATATTCTGGCTACGGACTTTTTCCGCCGTCAGACGAAGCTGCTTGTCCTCATCATGGTTCTTATTCTGTTCTATATCCATAACCGTTACGCCTGCCAGCAGCAGATGATAGAGATAGACAAGCTCAAGAAAGAACTGATAGATATAAAATACGATGCCCTGACACGCAGTTCCGAACTGATGGAACGGAGCCGTCAATCGCGTATCGAGGAATACATCGCAACGAAAGAGAGCGATTTGCAGACTTCGACCAATCCGCCATACTTAATCAAATAA
- a CDS encoding hybrid sensor histidine kinase/response regulator transcription factor codes for MKKNPVFLMICLLLSLPFKATEMKQYAFQQIINIQNGLSSSVRCLTVSHEKGYVWVGTRTGIGRFDGYELKKYLHDNITHLFEDNENKIWAVTAKGLYYYNESDDNFLQAKDKEQHPLSAASICPWTDGVLFGGYGKIYKYNYADRQTELLCSLQPDNHYNITTLRKWDKHTLLAINRWKNALLIDIRTGKTQPAPFKSDELTDCFIDSKGNVWTAPYHQGVKCYDRNGKLLHAYHTMNSSMKTNVVLSITECDGHIWIGTDGYGIFILNPENGEMVSLEHVPGNRNSLPTNSILCLYKDFNNNIWAGSVWGGLINIKETGMTTYSEALPGIEYGLSGQVVLSIYQDEEQKIWIGTDGGGINKFNPDTRKFNHILPTWGDKVSSITGIDKRRLLISLFSKGIFFFDKETEEYQPLIIVNDSINTLLCQRGKNVNVLQNTPETVLLLSESPYSYHLTKKKFTPIVSVGKTAIDGVIQPVCNDSTRSFLHDLKHIYRLDSLNRLLPIHTCYEDTVFNSISLDENGLFWIGSNHGLSYYSTISNKRTCISNELIDEISALICDKRGKVWLGTEGKLFAHLIEKKEFILYGESDGIVLNEYLEKPRLLSTQGDIYMGGINGLLHINRQLPQEENSDPVLNLADVWVGGERMNNNITHRHLEVIESNKPISIKIIAGNKDIFRKPMFRFTVHGPDGQISYSYKPELTLNNLPIGTYRISASCSTRSGSWTGDYQILELSVSPPWYKSGWFKACCLALILSLATGIIYSLLRRNANKLKWAMKEHEQQVYEEKVRFLININHELRTPLTLIHAPLKQLLESLTSDDCKYETIQNICKQSDRMKKLLNMVLDVRKMEVKQSTLNIEKVALNDWIEQLIADFKPEARNRNIDIRYRTDTAIDSLCFDKEKCTTILTNLLINSLKYSPDNSRIMVSADLSDDKKCVRISVSDQGIGLKEVDINSLFTRFYQGNNSRPGTGIGLSYSKILAEQHGGSIGAYDHQEFPGATFWFEIPRNIQSGEITLQPHPYLNELLAPTQEVESIPDAGDNQENTKEHTLLIVDDNVDLTDYLHNTLKNKFKKIWLAFNGEEALHTCRKYQPDIVVSDIQMPRMNGYELCKHIKEELEISHIPVILLTARNDDESQLFGYKNGADAYLTKPFEVNMLHGVIRSQLKNRERIRARYTETGSLPEPKESTFSSADEDFLHKLNKLISNNLDNAQMGIPFLYQELGVSRASLYNKLKALTGMGANDYITKLRIERAIFLLTNSKLSINEISEQTGFSTSRYFSTVFKQYTGYSPTQYKEKHS; via the coding sequence ATGAAAAAAAATCCAGTCTTCTTAATGATTTGCCTATTGTTATCCCTTCCTTTTAAGGCTACAGAAATGAAGCAGTATGCTTTCCAGCAAATCATCAATATCCAAAACGGCTTATCTTCCTCCGTACGATGCCTGACCGTGAGCCATGAAAAAGGATATGTGTGGGTAGGTACACGCACCGGCATAGGACGTTTTGACGGATACGAACTGAAAAAATACCTCCACGACAATATAACCCATCTGTTTGAAGATAACGAAAACAAAATCTGGGCTGTTACCGCCAAAGGCCTGTATTACTACAATGAATCGGATGATAATTTCCTGCAAGCGAAAGACAAAGAACAGCATCCACTTTCTGCCGCCTCTATCTGTCCATGGACAGACGGAGTTTTATTTGGCGGATACGGAAAGATTTATAAATACAACTATGCTGACCGGCAAACGGAACTGCTTTGCTCCCTGCAACCCGACAATCACTATAATATCACTACCTTGCGAAAATGGGACAAACACACACTGCTTGCCATAAACCGTTGGAAAAACGCATTACTGATTGACATACGGACAGGAAAGACACAACCCGCTCCCTTCAAAAGTGATGAGCTGACGGACTGCTTCATAGACTCTAAAGGCAATGTATGGACTGCCCCATACCACCAAGGCGTAAAATGCTACGATCGCAACGGAAAGCTTTTACATGCTTACCACACGATGAATTCGTCCATGAAAACCAACGTTGTACTATCCATTACGGAATGCGACGGACACATCTGGATAGGAACCGACGGTTACGGAATCTTCATATTAAATCCTGAAAACGGAGAAATGGTGTCATTGGAACATGTGCCGGGAAACCGTAACTCGTTACCGACAAACTCCATTCTCTGCCTATACAAGGATTTCAATAACAACATATGGGCAGGCAGCGTATGGGGTGGATTGATAAACATCAAGGAAACGGGTATGACAACCTATTCGGAGGCTTTACCCGGAATAGAATATGGCCTCAGCGGTCAAGTCGTATTAAGCATCTATCAGGACGAAGAACAAAAAATATGGATAGGCACGGACGGAGGCGGCATCAACAAGTTTAATCCCGATACCCGGAAATTCAATCATATACTACCGACATGGGGCGATAAAGTATCTTCAATAACCGGCATAGACAAAAGGCGACTGTTAATTTCATTATTCAGCAAAGGCATATTCTTTTTCGATAAGGAAACAGAGGAATATCAACCGCTGATTATAGTCAATGACAGTATCAACACATTACTATGCCAACGGGGGAAAAATGTCAATGTACTCCAAAATACACCGGAAACCGTATTATTGCTTTCCGAATCTCCATATAGCTATCATTTGACAAAGAAGAAATTCACTCCAATCGTCTCCGTTGGAAAAACAGCTATAGACGGTGTAATACAGCCGGTGTGCAATGACAGCACCCGCAGTTTCCTGCACGATCTCAAACATATATACCGATTGGACAGCCTTAACCGGCTTCTACCCATCCACACCTGCTACGAAGACACTGTATTCAACTCTATTTCCCTCGATGAAAACGGACTCTTTTGGATAGGAAGCAACCACGGTTTAAGTTATTACTCTACCATAAGCAATAAGCGGACCTGTATCTCCAATGAATTAATCGACGAAATCAGCGCATTGATTTGTGACAAGCGGGGAAAAGTGTGGCTTGGAACCGAAGGCAAATTATTTGCTCATCTTATTGAAAAAAAAGAATTTATCCTTTACGGAGAGTCCGACGGCATCGTACTTAACGAATATTTGGAAAAGCCGCGACTACTATCCACGCAAGGAGATATTTATATGGGCGGCATCAACGGATTACTTCACATCAACAGGCAACTGCCCCAAGAGGAAAACAGTGATCCCGTTTTAAACTTGGCGGATGTATGGGTGGGTGGAGAACGAATGAATAACAATATCACCCACAGGCATCTGGAAGTCATAGAGTCAAACAAGCCTATATCTATCAAAATCATAGCCGGCAACAAGGATATCTTTCGAAAGCCGATGTTCCGTTTTACCGTACATGGACCGGACGGACAAATATCTTATTCCTACAAACCGGAACTGACATTGAACAACTTACCTATAGGAACATATCGAATATCGGCCTCATGCAGCACCCGAAGCGGAAGCTGGACCGGCGATTATCAGATATTAGAACTGTCGGTATCGCCGCCCTGGTACAAGTCGGGCTGGTTTAAGGCATGCTGCTTGGCATTGATTCTTTCTCTTGCAACGGGTATTATCTATTCGTTGTTGCGCCGCAATGCAAACAAACTGAAATGGGCAATGAAAGAGCATGAACAACAAGTGTATGAAGAAAAAGTCCGCTTTCTTATAAATATCAATCACGAACTGCGCACACCTTTGACCCTGATACACGCCCCCTTAAAGCAATTATTGGAATCGCTCACTTCCGACGATTGTAAATATGAAACCATACAAAACATTTGCAAACAGTCCGACCGTATGAAGAAGTTATTAAACATGGTCTTGGACGTACGTAAAATGGAAGTAAAACAAAGTACACTAAACATTGAAAAAGTAGCGTTGAACGACTGGATAGAACAACTTATTGCAGATTTCAAACCGGAAGCAAGGAACAGAAACATCGACATCCGGTACCGGACCGACACGGCGATTGACAGTTTGTGTTTTGACAAAGAAAAATGTACAACCATACTAACCAATCTTTTAATCAATTCTCTTAAATACAGTCCCGACAATAGCCGGATTATGGTTTCTGCCGACTTATCGGATGATAAGAAGTGCGTACGAATCTCTGTTTCCGATCAAGGAATCGGTTTAAAGGAAGTAGACATAAACAGCTTGTTTACCCGTTTTTATCAAGGTAACAACAGTCGTCCCGGAACCGGTATCGGGTTGTCCTATTCCAAAATTCTTGCCGAGCAGCACGGTGGAAGCATAGGAGCTTATGACCACCAAGAATTTCCAGGAGCCACTTTCTGGTTTGAAATACCCCGTAATATCCAGTCCGGAGAAATCACGCTGCAACCTCACCCTTACCTCAACGAATTATTGGCTCCCACCCAAGAAGTGGAAAGTATTCCTGATGCCGGTGACAATCAGGAAAACACCAAAGAACATACGCTACTCATTGTAGATGACAATGTCGATTTGACCGACTATTTGCACAACACTCTAAAAAACAAATTCAAGAAGATATGGCTGGCTTTCAATGGTGAAGAAGCCTTGCACACCTGCCGGAAATACCAGCCCGACATTGTGGTGAGCGACATTCAGATGCCGCGAATGAACGGGTATGAACTGTGTAAACATATCAAAGAAGAACTTGAAATCAGTCATATCCCCGTCATATTACTTACAGCACGCAACGATGATGAGAGCCAACTCTTCGGATACAAGAACGGGGCGGATGCCTACCTCACCAAGCCTTTTGAAGTGAATATGCTTCACGGCGTGATACGCAGCCAATTAAAGAACCGTGAACGGATACGCGCGCGTTACACCGAAACAGGCTCATTGCCTGAGCCGAAAGAAAGCACTTTCAGCTCTGCGGATGAAGATTTCTTACACAAGCTAAATAAGTTAATATCAAACAACCTGGACAATGCTCAAATGGGAATACCGTTCCTCTACCAGGAACTGGGAGTCAGCCGCGCTTCACTCTATAACAAGTTGAAAGCCCTTACAGGCATGGGAGCCAATGATTATATCACTAAACTACGCATCGAGCGGGCTATTTTTCTGCTCACCAACAGCAAACTTAGCATTAATGAAATCTCCGAACAGACAGGATTCTCCACATCAAGATATTTCAGTACGGTATTCAAACAATATACAGGATATTCACCCACACAATACAAAGAAAAGCACTCATAA